The genomic interval TGTAAGAGGCTTAGAAGTCTGTCAATAATTAGATTCAATGACGAAAAACACCTAAATGAGGTGTCTTTTTTTATACTTTTTTAAATTTGTATGGAATGATGATAATCTTCATTACCAATTATATGTTTGTAAATGATTCGTGTTATGTTAATGGGGGTTATCGATGTATTTCTACATAGAGGCCTGTATTATTCGAACTGTTGAAGCTTTAAGCGTTAGCGTTTCTTTATCTTTTATCAAATATATTGACATATGCTCTTCAATAGATTTTGATGTAATTATGTATTAAATGGAGGAGTGTATACACAATGTCTGAAAAACGTCAGCATGTTTTACATATAGTAGATTTTGTCACAACGGGATTTAACACTACTTTTGTGAAAATAAAGGGTTATGATGCCATTTTAGAGAGAGAATTTGAAGGAGAAGTTAAATTTTTGGATGATAAGCCTTTTGGAGACATCATTCATCCTGAAAGGTCTTTATTATCTCCTGAATGCAGGCAATATGTTAAAGAGCGCTTATTGAACAAATATCATGTAGGGGAATTTAATTAAAGCAGAATAACAATGCGTAACAGCTCAACATCATCGAGCGATAGATAAGTTGGGCAATACAGATGTAGTTAATAAGAAAGGGGTCTGCTTTAGAAAGGCTATATTATATGGAGCGTCTCGTTAATTCTTTTATTTAAGGGCTTTGTTAATGAATATTGTTGATTTATACGATTTTAACAAAGCCTATTTAATAATAACCTTAGCTAAAGCCGTGTTAGTAAACTATAAGTAATTAATTGTTGTTAATTTCCCTCAAAGCTTGTAATACGCTTATTGCATATACTAAGGAGATTGCTAAAGGTACAAGGGTAAACGCGTGATTAATAAAGAATCCTCCAATGATAAAAGAAGACAGACAAACACCTAAAGTAACGAATAAATAAGCTTTACTTTTATAAATCCATACGATTAGAACTTTGTGGTCTGTTTTTCTATAGTGCATTTCTGGAGAACCTAGTGCTGAGAAGGTGTGTTTGCGTGAGTATCCTAATATATCTTCAACTTGCTAAGTAGATATAAGAATGTTTCTCTGTTGATTTTTGGCTTCGAATAGATGGGATCATGTCAGAAAATCCATTCGGGTTTATATAATTATAGAGAGATGATGGAAAATAGTGCTAGGGATTGTATCACCTTTCTTCCATAATGTGCATAAAATAATGATGCAGAAGAGGTGAGTTGATGACGTACTTTAAAAATGGACAAGTATGATATCATTGCTAATCTGACATCGCTTATTTAAGGGGAGAATGTAATGGTTAAAGACCTCTTAACGTTACTGGCCGGTTTTTTATCAGCTTTATTATTTTTCCTAAGTACGATTGGAATTAAATTGGACTGGTTTACTGAGGACAGTATTAGTGCATTTATTTGGCTGCTATCAGCATTTATCACATTGGTTGTTAATATGTATGCGGTATATAAAAACACATATGTGTTGACGAAAAAAGCAAGAATTCAAAAGGAAGAATTAGAGAAAAAAGGGTTAAAATAAAAAAAAGCGCGAGTTGCGCTTTTATTGAATATGACGATATAATCCAATGACTTTTCCGAGAATAGTTACATCATGTAAAAGAATTGGTTCCATAGTGGAATTCTCAGGTTGCAATCGGATGTAGCTTTCCTCTTTAAAAAATCGCTTTACCGTAGCTTCATTTTCCTCTGTCATGGCTACGACAATATCCCCATTATTAGCTGTTTTTTGCTGTTTAACAATCA from Peribacillus asahii carries:
- a CDS encoding DUF7010 family protein, with the translated sequence MHYRKTDHKVLIVWIYKSKAYLFVTLGVCLSSFIIGGFFINHAFTLVPLAISLVYAISVLQALREINNN
- a CDS encoding phage holin; its protein translation is MVKDLLTLLAGFLSALLFFLSTIGIKLDWFTEDSISAFIWLLSAFITLVVNMYAVYKNTYVLTKKARIQKEELEKKGLK